TGTCGAGAAGGTTCTTTGGCCGCTTGAGCAGCCGACCTGGACCTCGGGTGCTGTGATGCTTGCTGCCGATGCGCTGAGTCATCACACCCCGGCGTGCCGCTTGTTTACCGAGGTTGATCAGTCGACCGCAGGTGTTGCCGATCAGCTAAGGTTAGGTACTTAACTCAAAGCCTGCGCAGCGCGCGGATACTCTCGCAAGTCGCCACCGGTTCAAACAAACCAGATTGCTTTGCCAACTGCCATATAGCGTAGGGCGCCTGTCCGCCTTCCGCGACATGCGGGAAGACGTCATGGATGACCAGTAGCCCACCCTTCACAACATGTTGAGACCAATTTCGATAATCGGCCAAGGCGGCGTCGAGGCTGTGACCACCGTCGATAAATAAGAGGCCAAGGGGTGTCGTCCAATGCTGAGCCGCAAGTGTTGCGGGAGCCACAATGGGAATAACCACATCTTCCGCATCATAAGCCTGCAGGTTGCGCCTAAATTCGGGTAGCGAGTCAAAGTTTCCCGCTTCATCAACCAGTGCTTCGTCGTGGAAGAATTCACCCACTTGATGCTCTTCGCTGCCGCGATGGTGATCGACAGCAAACACGATGGTCCCTGACGCTCTCGCCACTTCCGCCAAGCAGAGGGTGGATAAGCCGCAGTAACTTCCGATTTCGAGCAGCGGACCAAGGCAAGCGACATCACGGGCCCAATCCGCGAGTTGCACGGCTTCATTTTCAGGAAGGAAACCTTTTACGTCGGCAAACCGGGTCGGTGTCATGGTAGGCTCCACAAAAAGCGTCAGTATATGGCGTAACGACCGAATCCTTGAACCTTCATCACTTTTCATCATTATGGCGCGTCTTTTTTACAGTTTGCTGATCTCCTTGCTGTCGCCACTTTTCGTGCTGCGGCTACTGGTAAAGAGTGTGAGCGAGCCCGGATACCGGCGACAGTGGTGGCGCCGCTTTGCGCTTGGGTTGCCCAGCCGTATTCGCTCGGGTGATGGCCTAATCTGGGTTCATGCAGTCTCTGTCGGCGAACTGCTGGCGGTGGCCCCGTTGGTTGAGCGCATTTTGCTCGAGTGGCCCGACAAAGCCGTGTTGATTACCAACACAACACCGACGGGTTCGGAGCAAACACAGAAATTGTTTGGTAGCCGCGTCGAACACACGTGGTTTCCGTTTGACACGCCACTGGTCACAGGCGCTTTTTTACGCCACTGGCAGCCCCAGCTGATCGTCATGGTCGAGACTGAGATTTGGCCCAACGTCATGGCGTCTGCGCGCGACCAGGGAGTTCCTGTTGCCTTGGTAAATGCCCGCCTATCCGCCCGCTCGGCGCGTGGGTATGCGCGTTTGGGTAGGTTTACGCGCGACACCCTGGCCGGTTTCAGCCTTATCGCCGCACAGTCCAAGTCAGATGACCGTCGTTTTCGGCGAATTGGCGCTGAGCCAGAGGCAATGCACGTTGTGGGCAGCATCAAGTTCGATATCGATCTCGCCGCCCGGCGCAGTCAGCTTGAGGTGATTGCTGAGGAATTGGGGCGTGATATCAAATCTCGTCCTCTGTGGGCCGCAGCGAGCACCCATCCCGGTGAAGAGCAGCTTGTTATCGACGCCTATCAGGCGTTGAGTGAGCGTGGGTTATCGACACGTCTCTTGCTGGCGCCGCGGCACCCAAGCCGAACTGGGGACATCATCAAGCTCTTAGCGAAAGCAGGCCTTAAGTACCAAAAGCGCAGCGACAACCTGCCGGTAACCATTGAAACCGATGTTCTGTTGATCGATACGCTGGGAGAGTTAAGTGCCTTCTTAGGCCTGGCGGATGCGGCGTTTATTGGCGGTAGCTTGGTACCCAGAGGCGGACACAACCCGATCGAGGCAGCCGCCTGGGGTTGCGCGGTTATTACCGGACCGCATGTTATTAACTTTGCGACTATCGTCAGGGATATGGAGCGTGGCGGTGCTATCCGTGTTGTGACGGACCAGCACGAACTCGCAGATCGCTTGGCGAGTGTTTGGGAAAATGAAGGGCAAGATAGCGAGGCCCGGCGTGCTCGCAGCTTTATCGAGACGCGCCGCGGTGCAACACGGCGTCAGCTCGATTTATTAAAGGGGCTGCTTTAAGCAGGTTTTAAAGTTCGAGGGGGCCCTTGAATAAAGGCCCGATTCCTCGTTTTTAGCCGTCCTCGGAGGCCGATGCTGCCTCTGGCTCGACCAAGAAAGCCTCAAGCGCCGCGATATCTTCAGGTGACAACGTACCCGCATTCTCTTTGAGTCGCATACTGTTCAGGACGTAGTCATAACGGCTGTTCGCGTAATCGCGCTGAGCGCTAAATACGGCGTTTTGCGCGTTTAGAACGTCAACAATGTTACGTGTACCCACTTCGTAGCCGGCAACGGTGGCATCAAGTGCGCTCTGAGTCGATTTGATCGCTTGCTTTCGGGCGTTTACGCGTGCGACATCGGAGTTCACGGTCATGTGCAATGAGCGCGATGCGGTAATGGTATTACGAGTGAGATTGATACGATTCTCTCGTGCTGCGTTGAATTGTTCTGCGGC
The Candidatus Paraluminiphilus aquimaris genome window above contains:
- a CDS encoding class I SAM-dependent methyltransferase, yielding MTPTRFADVKGFLPENEAVQLADWARDVACLGPLLEIGSYCGLSTLCLAEVARASGTIVFAVDHHRGSEEHQVGEFFHDEALVDEAGNFDSLPEFRRNLQAYDAEDVVIPIVAPATLAAQHWTTPLGLLFIDGGHSLDAALADYRNWSQHVVKGGLLVIHDVFPHVAEGGQAPYAIWQLAKQSGLFEPVATCESIRALRRL
- a CDS encoding 3-deoxy-D-manno-octulosonic acid transferase — encoded protein: MSEPGYRRQWWRRFALGLPSRIRSGDGLIWVHAVSVGELLAVAPLVERILLEWPDKAVLITNTTPTGSEQTQKLFGSRVEHTWFPFDTPLVTGAFLRHWQPQLIVMVETEIWPNVMASARDQGVPVALVNARLSARSARGYARLGRFTRDTLAGFSLIAAQSKSDDRRFRRIGAEPEAMHVVGSIKFDIDLAARRSQLEVIAEELGRDIKSRPLWAAASTHPGEEQLVIDAYQALSERGLSTRLLLAPRHPSRTGDIIKLLAKAGLKYQKRSDNLPVTIETDVLLIDTLGELSAFLGLADAAFIGGSLVPRGGHNPIEAAAWGCAVITGPHVINFATIVRDMERGGAIRVVTDQHELADRLASVWENEGQDSEARRARSFIETRRGATRRQLDLLKGLL